Proteins encoded by one window of Salvia splendens isolate huo1 chromosome 7, SspV2, whole genome shotgun sequence:
- the LOC121741702 gene encoding agmatine coumaroyltransferase-2-like, translated as FRPPTPPNATIEQGLRKSLAAYRGWAGRLSKDSNSDPIIFLNDEGVRFVEASVDRDLDQSVTFSPSATLLMIRPISCIAVIKDEVLEGDTLEGVVEFLQVQLTRFSCGSMVVGFTTHHRVEDGHATSNFLVAWGLASRGLEITSLPFNDLTIFSPRNPPKVDFQHRGAEYISKNIKKVYPLIDHNVEDIVAHKVHFTSEFLSKVKVRASSMNGSKKPFSTFESLLAHLWRVVTKARGLNGSETTQLRISVDGQARLNPRVPNEYFGNLVLWAFAKAKVDDLLDAPLPYAAKILHEAVTNVNDDYFKSFIDFANHEVKAEDLVPNADTEEMILWPNLEVNSWLRFPFYDLDLGSGTPYIFLPSFSPIEGIIFLLPSFAGDGRIDVFVPLFQENYKILKEICYTLE; from the exons tttcgcCCTCCAACCCCGCCCAATGCAACCATCGAGCAAGGCCTAAGGAAGTCGTTGGCCGCATATCGTGGGTGGGCCGGGAGGCTCAGCAAAGATAGCAATAGCGATCCTATCATTTTTTTGAATGATGAGGGTGTTAGGTTTGTGGAGGCATCGGTTGATCGCGATCTAGATCAATCCGTCACTTTTAGCCCTTCCGCGACTTTGCTaatgataaggcctatttcatgcatcg CAGTTATCAAGGACGaagttctagaaggggacac TTTGGAGGGCGTGGTAGAGTTCCTTCAAGTTCAGCTCACCAGATTCTCGTGTGGCTCGATGGTGGTGGGCTTCACCACCCACCACCGAGTGGAGGATGGTCATGCCACAAGCAACTTTTTGGTAGCATGGGGGTTAGCTTCGAGGGGACTTGAAATTACATCATTGCCATTTAATGATCTTACAATATTCTCCCCTCGAAATCCCCCTAAAGTTGACTTTCAACATAGAGGGGCGGAATACATATCTAAAAACATCAAGAAAGTGTACCCTTTGATAGATCATAATGTGGAGGACATCGTGGCACACAAAGTTCACTTCACCTCGGAATTTCTCTCCAAGGTCAAAGTTAGGGCTTCTTCGATGAATGGATCGAAGAAGCCTTTTAGCACTTTCGAGAGCCTCTTGGCTCATCTATGGAGAGTTGTTACAAAGGCACGCGGCTTGAATGGATCCGAGACCACCCAACTGAGGATCTCAGTGGACGGCCAGGCACGACTAAACCCTAGGGTTCCAAATGAATATTTTGGGAATTTGGTGTTGTGGGCATTTGCAAAGGCCAAAGTGGACGACCTCTTAGACGCGCCTCTCCCCTACGCGGCCAAGATTTTGCACGAGGCAGTCACGAATGTGAACGACGACTACTTCAAATCGTTCATCGACTTTGCCAATCATGAGGTGAAGGCGGAAGATCTTGTTCCCAATGCAGACACAGAAGAAATGATATTGTGGCCTAATTTGGAAGTTAATAGTTGGTTAAGGTTCCCATTTTATGATCTTGATTTAGGAAGTGGAACGCCATACATATTCTTGCCCTCCTTCTCGCCCATAGAGGGGATCATATTCCTTCTCCCCTCCTTCGCCGGCGATGGAAGAATAGACGTTTTCGTTCCTTTATTTcaagaaaattacaaaattttgaAAGAAATTTGTTATACCTTAGAATAG